From the Glycine max cultivar Williams 82 chromosome 11, Glycine_max_v4.0, whole genome shotgun sequence genome, the window CCATATGAAAACTTAATTAACAATATGATGTTGGTATTAtagatttattaaattaataataatattattattcgtataatatgtatatttatttttattatattatataaataaacatgtttttttataagcCTAAGTCTACTTTTCTTAAATAAACACCCGCAATTTATGTTTAAGGGAGAATATagtcaaatttaatattataataaatggtTGAagtcttaatatatatttaattgtccATTTGTAATATGAGCTTGAGTGGtgatataatcaaaataaacataaaagtaaCAAATAGTCTTAGTGTttgaattgatatatatatatttttgaaatcctTACTACATATTTAATTGTCCAAATATGATTCAGATTCGAGTGAAAATAAAgtcaaaattaacataaaaacaaaaacaaaggctAATTGATACTTGAACTGTTATAAATTGTTGAAGTCcttaatgcatatttaattacCCGTCCACAATTTGTGTTTAAGTGAAGATATAGTCAAAGTTAACATTCTAATAAATTGTTGAAGtgtatatatttaattgtcCATCTGTCATTTGCATTTGGATGATCATATAGTCAAAATAAACGTAAAAACAACAAATAGTTAGTGCTtgaattgatatatattttttaaatccttaatacatatttaattattcacCTGTGTTTCACGTTTGAGTGaggataaaatcaaaattaacctAAAAGCAACAGCTAGTTGGTGTTtgaattgttatatatttttaaagtccttggtgcatatttaattatcAACCTGCAATCTGTCTTTGGATGTAGCTTTACTCAAAAGTAATGTAAAATCAACCAAACGCTGGTTCTACATATGAGCATTTACAGTTGCCGCAAGTGAATCCAAACATGCCTTAAGTCTTTTGAGTTTTTTGCATTtgagaatattttaaataatactctaaaaatcaaaacatcttgcttaaTCACGTTTTTACTCTCTTAACCATTAATGATTTGAGTTCTGCTATATAACATGAAAAAGAACAATATgaattctgaaaaaaaaaaaatacatgtacatgctttttattaattatatttgagagTCAACAAAGAAAAAGTGATGTAACAAATTTGACAGAAATCACAGGAATAAGTTCGtacataaatcattttttttaggtaGAACGTAGAATTAGTACATTACTCTTATTTATGATTTCATAATGcataataaaagaaatcaaatctCACGTTTATGATTTGATAATATAGTTGGAACAAACACAGCCTATAAGTCAGTATCTTCGGCTGCAGAACCCAAAAGAATTTCCTAAACTTAATGCCACTGACACATCACCAGTTACATTCTGATCggactaaaacaaaagaaaacatagACATAATACAAAGTAACAATGTCTCACCCTCTACACAAAATGACAAATGGACATAATCAGTTTCCTCGGTTAGAGCATTGAGGTCCAATCCTCATCCCTCAGTTTCTGTCAAAAGTAAGTAAATAAAATCCTAAAAACCACATCTCAATTGGAGAACCTCACTGCTCACAAGACATGCTTTTCCTTTTCTAGCGTTTTGAAAGTACTTTTGAACTTCTTCAAACAAGGGTGTCACCTTAACGCGCCCCAAGAGCGTGACCACTGTTTTTTTGCTTAAAACcgggaaaaaaaaacacagcaCAAAAAAATGACTTTACAACGCGCGTGGAGACAAGCCACTGCACCATATAAGTATATATCAATGTGCAAAAGCAAAGAACAACCACTCGCAGTCACAACGCCACACtacttctcattttcattttctaagaaCTTATTTGCTCTTTCTCACTCTCACATTCAAATGCAAAGCCCGccaccctttttcttccttgatGTAGCAAAATTCAAATCCCACTTTAGATTCTTGCCAATTCCAATTCCAATTCCCATTGCCCTTTTCTCTTTGGAAACTATGCCTTTATCATTGGAAGTTTGAGATTCCAACACCCCCAtttcacttttccttttttcggttttaaaaattcagttttttttcttcttttcttttcactttgcTTGATCATTCAAAACATGAAGAAGCTCtcatcaacttcttcttctcatgCATCCCCTTCATCTTCATCCACCACAAGTTTGGACCCAACTATGTGCACCTCCAAAAGCGCAACTTCAGGGTGTCTCACTGCTATCTTGCGCAAAATTCTTTGCTCTGATGGCCTTCCAAGGGACCAAATTAGAGAACTTGATTCATCAAATGCAATGTTGAGTGACAAAGATCAAAACTTCAAGGCTAAACAGAATTCGGAGACCGATACTGCTTCTACTGCTACTACCACTGCTGCTACcgttactactactactactactactcctGGTATAGTGGCAAGATTAATGGGTTTGGAATCAATTGAGATACCCTTTGGACCAAAACCAAGTTCACTTTCGCGCAGCAGATCCATGAATTCTGTGGAATATTTGGGAGCATACAATGGAATGGAGGAGGTTCTGCATAAGAGGGTTAAGTCCACATTGTCTTTTAGGGAGGCTCCAACTTTTCTTCTACATGAAAGTGAGAAGtttttggagctgagtttcgaAGGTGGAGGTGGTAAGAGTAGAGAATTCAGATCCAACAGGAGAAAGAGGGAGCCTGTTTGTGCAGAATTGAAGCAGAACGTGCGATCAGAGAGAGGTGAATTGAGggaaaacaagagagaaaaagtgTGTGATGAGAAGGTTTTGATTGAGAAGGGGAAACTTGGAAAGAAAAGGGTCTCTCATGTGTCTAGTGGGAGTGTTGGAAGTGGTGGTAAGCTTCAAGAAATCACCAACACTTTGcatcattccaaggcttcatctgAAAAGAAGTGTTTTGATGATTCTGAAGCAGGGAAATTGTCACAGAACATGAAGGGCAAGGAAGTTGCAGTTGGTGAAAAgcagaagaggaggaggaaaaagaagaaaacaatttgtcagaaaaaaaacaagatagAAGTTGAAACCAAATCAGAAGATTCAAGCCCAGTTTCTGTCCTTGATTTTGAGCGTGAAGCTTGTGCAACAGGTGTGTTTcctttgataatttgaattaCACTTTATTTTGCCTTTGATATACATTATGTGAGTATTTGAATTCATGTTGGATGatccaaaattaaattgaaatatatcgGTTAACATGATTTTAGATAAATGTTCACATGTTTGGTCTCAAATTGAATAATTTCagttcaaaattaataataaccaaATTCACACTATATCAGCTCAATAGATTATTATGTTCAAGTTTTGAAGTTAATTTCTATTACGAATTGCAAATGAACTAATTGCAGTGGCACATTCTTTTGCAGTTGGTTTgagttcaagaagaaaattatcACCAAAGCTTGACAATGATCAGCACCTTCCTGTGCAATCTGATGGTAACTTGATGATTGATGAGAGTAAGGTTGAGGCAATTGACAACAACAAAGATGAAGGGtcaaagaaaaaggagaagaatGACCAGGAGTATATAGATATATGGGGTGAAGTTTGCAGAATAGTTGAAGATGAATTGGCTGAATCAAATAAGATACATATATGGACCAATAAACAAGGAGATTTAGGtagcataagtgcagattttgaGGCAGAAATTTTTGATAACTTGCTAAATGAGCTTGTGGATCAACTTGCTGGCATCCACTGACAACTTTGCAACTTCAAAAATTTGTAAATTGAGCATATTGACATAAAGTGTATAAAGATTTAAATTCCTTGCTACTTTTCCGTTTTTACTTTGTCCCTATCTCATCACCTAGTGCTGCATCCAGGAAGATTCTTAAATTTGCTTTTGCTGAATTCTGTGAGATATGAACGGAAATGTCGaaaattttaaagcaaaatTGATCAAGGGAGACAAGCATATGCTTTTTGTTTCGGACAAAATTCTCATGGGTGTGCGTGCCTTAAtacagtaataataataattatagaatAGATTACATTATCCTTCTCAAATACTCCAGGTAcctcaattatattatttttctttctattttaaaaaaagtatattttccttACTTAAgaattagagtgtgtttggatccACAACGAACTTGCTGTTGTACAAAATACGAGGCAACCTCAACGTAAATGCAAGAAAGGAAATGCTTCCTGGAAACGGAGGTTGGGCGAAAATTTAAGTTGAAACCGGCAATCCAAACAAGCACTTAATAGGTGATATAATTGATGAGTTCATGTGAACTAGTTTTTCACCCTTTCTGTagattacaaaataaattaccGCAAGTTTAATTTTGCGGGCAAATACTTATCTTTATCCTTAAATTTATTAGGTGTTAGCAATTAGGTTCCTAAATGATGAAAAATCccaaatttataaaaagtatgacaaattaatattattttaattatttttattaactcAAATATTTGTGCTTACGAGACACTTTTATTGATGAGATGATAAATGATAACGGTGTCAAAatgttaactttttaatttgataaactTAACAACTTATCATTTTAGaccataaatttaattatttattgatattttgttaAACTTATCACGtacacttttaaatttttaattaaatcttattttgcataaaattattatcatagatattattatattttttcattttattctttttaggaATCAAAATGatagtaaaaaattaacttaaaagatcaaaatatcgataaatgataatattgagaactaaaatgacaacaaattattgaataagagataaaattaaaaattcatgcatattccattctttttttaaatgattaagtTAACAGATTTTgaatgtaaattttaattaatgaatagtAAGAAATTGTGttagaaaacaatttttaaaaccaaTAAGAGAAATTAATCAAACATCCCGAAAGCAACCTTCCACTATTTTGCGTTTTTAGTTCTAAAAACCATATAACAGCGaacagtttaaaaaaatattctaaaatggTTATTCAACAAGTTTTttagtttgtttattttaaaaatcagaaaacttttttttatgcattctcctttttatattaaaagaaaaaatgtaaatgagAAAAAACAAGGTAAAAGTGTAGCATGTTAGCCTATGCAATgcacaaatatttatttgtatataactaaatttcataataaattttttttaaatataaatatattatatctaaattttattaaataaataaattttgaatatataaatatattataattaaaaaattaattaatatgcattttaaatatataattatattttaatttgtgataAATAATCTATAGTTTGTTAaagattattttcttaattattagataatttatttttcaaatatcaaaatttaattgagaaataAAGATAGAAAGGATAAACTGAAAGGGATAACcaattaagaaaatcaaatatatgaTAATGATAACAATTCATAAAACCTCTTCATTAGAGAATAGCTCCTAAAAATGCTTTTATTCAAGCTTATTATTCTAAGTTATACAGATTCTCTAGGTAGATTGCAGGGGTGTTTATAACTAAACCAAACCTTTATAAACCGTTTAAGACCCAAAAAAAccgaaaaactaaaaaaaaatctaaaaaaactgcatacttttgtagtttggattgGTTTTGAATCTTGATATAAAACTccaacaaaatcaaacaaaacacttattataattatattaatttttattgtaataattaataataagtattaaataattgattattttttatttactttataatcaatatgtatattttatttttatgttaaaaagatGTATTAATGTTGTTAAAAAAGAAACGTAAAATATCAAgtgatacataaattattattatattccaAAAAAGAGTTagtaatatcattttatattaatgttaaatagaagtaaaaataataattttgaattaaaatatgttaaacaaaatttaataaaaaaataaaaattattttaaaagtaatataacataataattatataagtttaattgatagattttaaattatgataatatattaaaaaaaataaaaaactgcaAAATTAAACTGAGTCACAAAAGGTGGTTTGGTTTCAGTTGA encodes:
- the LOC102660191 gene encoding uncharacterized protein produces the protein MKKLSSTSSSHASPSSSSTTSLDPTMCTSKSATSGCLTAILRKILCSDGLPRDQIRELDSSNAMLSDKDQNFKAKQNSETDTASTATTTAATVTTTTTTTPGIVARLMGLESIEIPFGPKPSSLSRSRSMNSVEYLGAYNGMEEVLHKRVKSTLSFREAPTFLLHESEKFLELSFEGGGGKSREFRSNRRKREPVCAELKQNVRSERGELRENKREKVCDEKVLIEKGKLGKKRVSHVSSGSVGSGGKLQEITNTLHHSKASSEKKCFDDSEAGKLSQNMKGKEVAVGEKQKRRRKKKKTICQKKNKIEVETKSEDSSPVSVLDFEREACATVGLSSRRKLSPKLDNDQHLPVQSDGNLMIDESKVEAIDNNKDEGSKKKEKNDQEYIDIWGEVCRIVEDELAESNKIHIWTNKQGDLGSISADFEAEIFDNLLNELVDQLAGIH